A region of Ferruginibacter albus DNA encodes the following proteins:
- a CDS encoding RNA polymerase sigma factor gives MNNNLQIIIEGCIKNETVAQQQLYRLCYPEMIKICYRYGGDADGAGIIFNNAMLRVFKNLVKYTDEGKLLSWIKTIVINCAIDFCKKKNIFKQSVSYISEDEIVLAPEAFDRVSGKEIQQLISTLPNATATVFNLYIYDGFTHKQIAEQLDISEGTSKWHVSEAKKLLKTKLENLSKIELKVNAAG, from the coding sequence TTGAACAACAACCTCCAGATAATCATTGAAGGATGCATAAAGAACGAAACGGTTGCCCAGCAACAGTTGTACCGGCTTTGTTATCCTGAAATGATAAAAATATGCTATCGCTATGGTGGGGATGCAGATGGCGCCGGCATTATATTTAATAATGCAATGCTGAGAGTTTTTAAAAATTTAGTAAAATATACCGATGAAGGAAAACTATTATCATGGATTAAAACAATTGTAATTAACTGCGCTATTGACTTTTGTAAAAAGAAAAACATTTTCAAGCAATCCGTATCCTATATTTCTGAAGATGAAATAGTACTGGCGCCCGAAGCATTTGACAGGGTATCCGGAAAGGAAATCCAGCAATTGATCTCAACCCTGCCCAATGCTACTGCTACTGTGTTTAATCTATACATATATGATGGTTTTACACATAAGCAAATTGCAGAGCAGTTAGACATCAGCGAGGGCACCAGTAAATGGCATGTGAGCGAAGCAAAAAAACTACTGAAAACTAAATTAGAAAACCTTTCTAAAATCGAATTAAAAGTAAATGCAGCAGGATAA
- a CDS encoding S66 peptidase family protein produces the protein MNRKNFLSSIIPLGAVASGMLRGKDIIEESQAVSKVPLYLKSGDTIGICCTAGYISLEDTQPAINKLKEWGFKIRVGSTIGKRDFTFGGTDEERLNDFQQMLDNKMIKAIMCARGGYGAIRIIDSIDFSRFTNNPKWIIGFSDATVLHSHINSNYNIASLHSKMCNSFPADWSTAEPIQIDSIESIKKCLCGDKMTYTIAPNTNNKQGIAEGELIGGNLKTLETLSGSISEIKTAGKILFVEDTNEYLYSIDRMFWNLKRTNKLSKLKALIVGGFKTKNDDAGEEFGKTVEQIVLEKVKEYNYPVCFDFPVGHQKNNFALKCGVKHTLTVNSTQCTLTET, from the coding sequence ATGAACCGGAAAAATTTTCTTTCTTCTATTATTCCATTGGGTGCTGTGGCTTCGGGTATGCTTCGGGGAAAGGATATAATTGAAGAGTCACAGGCAGTTTCGAAAGTTCCTTTGTATTTAAAATCGGGCGACACCATTGGCATTTGCTGCACAGCTGGTTATATTTCTTTAGAAGATACTCAGCCTGCCATCAATAAATTAAAAGAATGGGGTTTCAAGATCCGGGTGGGCAGCACAATCGGCAAAAGAGACTTTACTTTTGGAGGGACTGATGAAGAGCGGCTGAACGATTTTCAGCAAATGCTGGATAACAAGATGATTAAAGCCATTATGTGTGCCAGGGGAGGATACGGCGCTATACGGATCATCGATTCAATCGATTTTTCACGATTCACCAATAATCCAAAATGGATAATAGGCTTTAGCGATGCTACAGTTTTACATTCGCACATCAATAGCAATTACAATATTGCCAGCCTTCACTCAAAAATGTGCAATAGTTTTCCTGCTGATTGGAGCACTGCAGAGCCAATACAGATCGATTCCATCGAATCTATCAAAAAATGTTTATGCGGTGATAAGATGACTTATACGATTGCCCCGAATACAAATAATAAACAAGGAATTGCAGAAGGCGAATTAATTGGCGGCAATTTAAAAACCCTTGAAACTCTTTCTGGTTCTATATCTGAAATAAAAACAGCCGGTAAGATCTTATTTGTAGAAGATACCAATGAATATTTGTACAGCATCGACAGAATGTTTTGGAACCTGAAACGAACCAATAAGCTATCCAAATTAAAAGCGTTAATTGTTGGTGGATTTAAAACAAAGAATGATGATGCCGGCGAAGAGTTTGGAAAAACAGTGGAACAAATAGTTTTAGAAAAAGTAAAAGAATATAATTATCCTGTTTGTTTTGATTTTCCTGTTGGGCATCAAAAAAATAATTTTGCGTTGAAGTGTGGAGTAAAACATACACTTACCGTTAACTCAACACAATGCACACTAACTGAAACCTGA
- a CDS encoding S66 peptidase family protein encodes MIIPPYLKKGDTIGIACPAGYMEAAKAQACIETLQQWGFQVMVGKTLGSNSDNYFSGTDEERLDELQAMLDDESIKAILCGRGGYGVSRIIDKIDFKKFKRNPKWIIGFSDITVLHAHLNSKLKVASLHGPMAGAFNDKNEFVLSLQKALAGKKTNYHCAVHSFDRQGNATGELVGGNLALLVHLIGTASDVNTKNKLLFIEDIGEYTYNVDRMFHQLKRSGKLQNLAGLIIGGFTDMKDTVRPFGKTVYEVINDIVQEYTYPICFGFPVSHEKENYALKVGGKYELKVAKTKVSLKEL; translated from the coding sequence ATGATAATTCCCCCATACTTAAAAAAAGGAGATACAATCGGCATTGCTTGTCCTGCCGGTTATATGGAAGCAGCAAAAGCGCAAGCCTGCATTGAAACATTGCAGCAATGGGGTTTTCAAGTAATGGTTGGTAAAACCCTGGGAAGCAATTCCGATAATTATTTTAGTGGTACTGATGAAGAACGGTTAGATGAATTACAGGCGATGCTGGATGATGAAAGTATTAAAGCTATTCTTTGCGGGCGAGGCGGTTACGGGGTAAGCCGGATAATTGATAAAATCGATTTTAAAAAATTCAAGCGAAATCCCAAATGGATAATTGGCTTTAGCGATATCACTGTTCTGCATGCTCACTTGAACAGCAAACTAAAGGTCGCATCGCTTCATGGGCCAATGGCCGGTGCTTTTAACGATAAAAATGAATTTGTACTTTCTTTACAAAAAGCACTAGCCGGTAAGAAAACAAACTATCACTGTGCAGTTCATTCATTTGATAGGCAGGGAAATGCAACCGGTGAATTGGTTGGCGGAAACTTAGCATTGTTGGTACATTTAATTGGCACGGCATCGGATGTCAACACAAAAAACAAGCTTTTATTTATAGAAGATATTGGAGAATATACTTACAATGTAGATAGAATGTTTCATCAATTAAAAAGAAGCGGTAAGCTGCAAAACCTTGCCGGGCTTATCATTGGTGGGTTTACAGATATGAAAGATACTGTTCGTCCTTTTGGTAAAACAGTATATGAAGTAATTAATGATATAGTTCAGGAATATACTTATCCCATCTGCTTTGGTTTTCCTGTAAGTCACGAAAAGGAAAACTACGCTTTAAAAGTAGGAGGGAAATATGAATTGAAGGTTGCTAAAACAAAAGTTAGTTTGAAAGAGCTATAA
- a CDS encoding KUP/HAK/KT family potassium transporter encodes MSKHIDINKVSAAGLVVALGIIYGDIGTSPLYVFDEIINGRIISEDLIIGALSCIIWTLTLQTTLKYVILTLKADNRGEGGIFSLYTLVRRQRKWLVLPAMIGGAALLADGMITPPISVTSAIEGLKILPRFSNIDQTTIVYIVLGILAILFFMQQFGTASIGKLFGPIMFIWFSMMAVLGILHITDSMDIFRAFNPYYAIKLLTTYKNGFWLLGSVFLCTTGAEALYSDLGHCGRGNIRVSWIFVKICLILNYIGQGAWLLKNQSNHLFESKVFYSIMPAWFQLPGVIIATAAAIIASQALISGSFTLISEAIRLNLWPKMKIVYPTEARGQLFIPGINTLLFLGCCGVALKFQTSGAMGAAYGLAITLCMLATTILFSNYLISRRIRPLLIWLFLGTFLIIETSFLIANLDKFPHGGYVTLIMGGALFAVMYIWFRARKIKNRYVEFVRLEEYIPRLEELSNDISVPKYATHLVYLTSANNPKEIEHKIVYSILSGKPKRADIYWFVHVDTLDDPYTCDYIVDHIIPNDIIRVEFRLGFRMAPRLNLMFRKVIEDLVLNKEVNVTSRYESQQKNNMVGDFQFVVMEKFLSQDNELPFMERLIMRLYFWLKEISLSEEKGFGLSQSNVSVEKFPLIVAPVNKLKMRRVYIEEDDE; translated from the coding sequence GTGTCGAAACACATTGATATTAATAAGGTATCAGCCGCCGGGTTGGTGGTTGCCCTTGGAATAATTTACGGGGACATCGGGACTTCACCGTTGTACGTTTTTGATGAAATTATTAACGGACGCATTATCTCCGAAGACTTAATCATTGGTGCATTGAGCTGCATCATCTGGACGCTTACTTTACAGACCACGCTTAAATATGTAATTCTTACACTAAAGGCAGACAACCGCGGTGAGGGTGGTATATTTTCTTTATACACCTTGGTGCGCAGACAACGTAAATGGCTGGTATTACCTGCTATGATCGGCGGTGCAGCACTGCTGGCAGATGGTATGATCACGCCTCCCATCTCTGTTACTTCTGCTATTGAAGGGTTGAAGATCCTGCCCAGGTTTAGCAATATTGATCAAACAACTATCGTATATATCGTTTTAGGCATCCTGGCTATCCTGTTTTTTATGCAGCAGTTTGGTACTGCATCTATCGGTAAATTATTCGGGCCGATCATGTTCATTTGGTTTAGCATGATGGCAGTACTGGGAATATTACATATCACGGATAGTATGGATATTTTTAGAGCATTCAATCCTTACTATGCTATCAAATTATTGACTACCTATAAGAATGGGTTCTGGCTATTGGGGTCCGTATTTTTATGTACTACGGGTGCGGAAGCACTGTATAGCGACCTTGGCCATTGTGGAAGAGGCAACATCCGTGTGTCGTGGATATTTGTAAAGATCTGCCTGATATTAAATTATATCGGTCAAGGTGCATGGTTGTTGAAAAATCAATCGAACCATTTATTTGAATCGAAAGTATTTTACAGCATAATGCCTGCATGGTTCCAGTTACCCGGTGTTATCATAGCTACAGCTGCAGCCATTATTGCCAGCCAGGCATTGATCAGCGGTTCGTTCACACTCATTAGTGAAGCCATTCGCTTAAACTTATGGCCAAAGATGAAGATCGTTTATCCTACTGAAGCAAGAGGGCAATTATTTATTCCCGGCATTAATACATTATTGTTTTTAGGATGCTGTGGTGTGGCATTAAAATTCCAAACTTCGGGCGCTATGGGCGCTGCCTACGGTTTGGCAATTACCTTGTGCATGTTGGCCACTACTATCTTATTTTCCAACTACCTGATATCACGAAGGATACGCCCCTTATTGATTTGGCTTTTCTTAGGTACTTTTTTAATTATAGAAACAAGTTTCTTAATTGCCAACTTAGATAAATTCCCTCATGGCGGTTATGTAACATTGATCATGGGTGGTGCTTTATTTGCTGTAATGTATATATGGTTCAGGGCAAGAAAGATCAAAAACCGTTACGTAGAATTTGTGCGTTTGGAAGAATATATTCCACGTTTGGAAGAATTGAGCAATGATATTTCTGTGCCTAAATATGCTACGCACCTGGTGTATCTAACAAGTGCCAATAATCCTAAAGAAATAGAACATAAGATCGTTTATTCGATATTAAGCGGCAAACCTAAACGTGCCGACATTTATTGGTTTGTACACGTGGATACATTGGACGATCCTTATACCTGCGACTATATTGTTGACCATATTATTCCGAATGATATTATCCGTGTTGAATTTAGACTGGGCTTTAGAATGGCACCACGTTTGAATTTGATGTTTAGAAAAGTTATTGAAGACCTGGTATTGAATAAAGAAGTGAATGTTACCAGTCGTTATGAAAGTCAGCAGAAAAATAATATGGTTGGTGATTTTCAGTTTGTGGTAATGGAGAAATTTTTATCGCAGGATAATGAATTGCCATTTATGGAGCGATTGATCATGCGCTTATATTTCTGGTTAAAAGAAATTTCATTGAGCGAAGAAAAAGGCTTTGGCTTATCACAGTCAAATGTATCTGTAGAAAAATTCCCGCTGATCGTTGCGCCGGTTAATAAATTGAAGATGAGAAGGGTGTATATAGAAGAGGATGATGAATAA
- a CDS encoding DUF6089 family protein, translated as MKAKIFFTIMVISAFTIKANAQLAKNLSVGLDAGAYVYQGDLVPAGFGALNSSSLGISLYAQKPFSNYLSVRLQFAAARLQANESKYNTPAYRQQRNFSFTTPLKEISGLLVWNIAGSNYTNFGIQPYIFTGIGVSFINTTADSSRINRDYFKNSNIDTLLAADKAHGTPGSLPVIPLGIGVDIPISERLALNAEANYRFAFTDYIDGFSRSANPNLDDHYYSLSVGLKYRFTGGGSSGKGAVDCPKYLY; from the coding sequence ATGAAAGCCAAAATATTTTTTACAATAATGGTCATATCAGCATTCACTATTAAAGCCAATGCGCAATTGGCAAAAAATTTAAGCGTTGGCTTAGATGCAGGCGCTTATGTTTACCAGGGAGATCTGGTGCCGGCAGGTTTCGGTGCGCTTAATTCCTCTTCGTTAGGGATCAGTTTATATGCACAAAAGCCTTTCAGTAATTATTTATCGGTGCGATTGCAATTTGCTGCAGCAAGATTGCAAGCCAATGAAAGCAAATACAATACCCCCGCATACAGGCAACAGCGAAATTTTTCTTTTACTACTCCATTGAAAGAAATCAGCGGCTTGCTGGTATGGAATATTGCCGGTTCCAATTATACCAACTTTGGCATACAGCCTTATATATTTACAGGTATTGGGGTTTCCTTTATTAATACAACAGCCGACTCAAGCAGGATAAACAGGGATTATTTTAAAAACAGCAATATAGATACGTTGTTGGCTGCAGATAAAGCACATGGCACACCGGGATCGCTTCCTGTAATTCCTTTGGGAATAGGCGTTGACATTCCAATATCTGAAAGACTGGCTTTGAATGCAGAAGCTAATTATCGTTTTGCATTTACTGACTATATAGATGGTTTCAGTCGTTCTGCAAACCCTAACCTGGATGACCATTATTACAGTTTATCGGTAGGATTAAAATACCGGTTTACAGGTGGCGGCAGTTCAGGCAAGGGAGCAGTAGATTGTCCTAAATATTTATATTGA
- a CDS encoding DUF4197 domain-containing protein, with the protein MKKIITLVVLFITFSFSSCDVIKNVGSNILTQGDAISGVKELLSMGSNLQNGAFSKDALMAAILPKDVNSVLQKLQQLGLGGQVDKFTNNLTNAVTETATKSGPIFLYGIKQMTIVDAITIVKSGGTAATNYLKTTIGDSLHNAVTPVMRTALNQYNIADEWDKLIGPAKILLGNNAKLNVNLDYLLAGVVTNSMFDKIGEQEIAIRTNAAARTTPTLQKVFGTDWNKTGITQ; encoded by the coding sequence ATGAAAAAAATAATTACACTGGTAGTATTGTTCATTACATTTTCGTTCAGCAGTTGCGATGTAATTAAAAATGTTGGCAGTAACATACTTACACAGGGTGATGCTATTAGCGGCGTAAAAGAATTATTGTCGATGGGCAGCAATTTACAAAACGGAGCTTTTAGTAAAGATGCATTGATGGCTGCTATTCTTCCTAAAGATGTAAATTCTGTTTTACAAAAATTGCAACAGCTTGGTTTAGGCGGGCAAGTAGATAAGTTTACCAATAACCTTACCAATGCTGTAACTGAAACAGCCACAAAATCAGGACCTATATTTTTGTATGGAATAAAACAGATGACAATAGTAGATGCGATCACCATTGTAAAAAGTGGCGGCACTGCTGCTACCAACTATTTAAAAACAACTATTGGCGATAGTTTGCACAATGCAGTAACTCCTGTTATGCGTACAGCATTAAATCAATATAATATCGCTGATGAATGGGATAAATTAATAGGACCTGCAAAGATCTTATTAGGCAATAATGCAAAGCTCAATGTTAATTTGGATTACTTGTTAGCGGGCGTAGTTACGAATTCTATGTTTGATAAAATTGGTGAACAGGAAATAGCGATACGCACCAATGCCGCAGCACGCACAACTCCTACATTACAGAAGGTTTTTGGAACGGATTGGAATAAGACAGGGATCACTCAATAA
- a CDS encoding DoxX family protein translates to MTQKTRKIIGWVFTGLLALVFISSAFMKIKGGAQASQGAAALGISLDTLKLIAIVEILSISLFIIPRSGLLGTLLLAAYLGGAIATHLEHGQPVMFPIIIEIIVWITAVIRFPELSKRLATAQ, encoded by the coding sequence ATGACACAAAAAACAAGAAAGATCATTGGCTGGGTATTCACCGGATTACTGGCTTTAGTATTTATAAGCAGCGCTTTCATGAAGATAAAAGGTGGAGCGCAAGCGTCCCAAGGTGCCGCAGCATTAGGAATATCGTTAGATACCTTAAAGCTGATTGCTATTGTAGAAATTTTATCTATTTCACTTTTTATAATTCCTCGCAGCGGATTATTAGGCACGCTGTTGTTGGCAGCTTATTTAGGCGGTGCCATTGCAACACATTTGGAGCACGGGCAACCAGTTATGTTCCCGATTATAATTGAAATTATTGTTTGGATAACAGCTGTTATTCGTTTCCCGGAATTAAGCAAACGATTGGCAACGGCGCAATAG
- a CDS encoding winged helix-turn-helix transcriptional regulator produces the protein MLSDKIQHTSESCTKSIEAVRDTLYVLNGKWKLPIIIALSEGPKRFKDLQRSLQTITPKILSKELKELELNEFITRTVYSTSPVTVEYELTKYSQSLNRIIGEMREWGLQHRKRIMNSSKKKIAALK, from the coding sequence ATGTTATCAGATAAAATTCAACACACCTCAGAAAGCTGCACCAAAAGCATAGAAGCAGTTAGAGATACGCTTTATGTATTGAATGGAAAATGGAAGCTACCCATCATAATAGCGCTTAGCGAAGGACCTAAACGGTTTAAAGACCTGCAACGTTCTTTACAAACCATTACACCTAAAATTCTTTCGAAAGAATTAAAAGAATTGGAGTTGAATGAATTTATTACACGAACAGTTTATTCAACATCTCCTGTAACAGTAGAATATGAATTGACGAAGTATAGTCAATCTTTAAATAGAATAATTGGTGAAATGCGGGAATGGGGATTGCAACATCGTAAGAGGATCATGAATAGTAGTAAAAAGAAGATTGCTGCGTTGAAATAA
- a CDS encoding DUF4293 family protein: protein MIQRIQSVWLLLVAAFAVLTFKLPCFNGIHTDGTPAAVTATATIPLIIVSAAITAIALIAVFFYKKRPVQIRLCIVGIILQLLCIYLYYNEIKNFKTGDPTLWSMIYIGGIFFFVFAARAIYKDNKMVKESERLR from the coding sequence ATGATACAACGTATTCAATCAGTATGGTTATTATTAGTAGCAGCTTTTGCAGTATTAACGTTCAAGCTGCCTTGCTTTAATGGTATTCATACTGATGGAACGCCTGCAGCGGTAACGGCTACGGCAACTATTCCATTAATAATTGTATCAGCGGCTATAACAGCCATTGCGTTAATTGCAGTTTTTTTCTACAAAAAAAGACCGGTGCAAATAAGGCTTTGCATAGTTGGCATAATCTTACAATTACTCTGCATTTATCTTTATTATAACGAGATAAAAAATTTCAAAACCGGCGATCCTACACTTTGGTCAATGATCTATATCGGCGGAATTTTCTTTTTTGTATTTGCTGCCAGGGCAATTTATAAGGATAATAAAATGGTGAAGGAAAGTGAAAGACTTAGGTAA
- a CDS encoding serine hydroxymethyltransferase, translated as MPKDQIVFDLINKELQRQRHGIELIASENFASLQVIQSMGNVMTNKYAEGYPGRRYYAGCEIVDQTEQLAIDRLKQIFDCEYANVQPHSGAQANAAVLLAILNAGDKILGLDLSMGGHLTHGSPVNFSGKLYNVSSYGVVKETGLVDYETLEKKAREEKPKVIICGASAYSRDWDYARIRKVADEIGAFVWCDMAHPAGLIAKGLLNSPFEHCHFVSSTTHKTLRGPRGGIILMKKDFENPFGLKDVKGNLRMMSNLLDMAVFPGIQGGPLEHIIAAKAISFGEILSDEFTVYAKQVISNAQAMAKAFVDKGYQLISNGTDNHLMLIDLRNKNISGKKAEQVLVKAEITLNKNMVPFDDKSAFVTSGIRVGTPAITTRGLKEEHIPFVVHSIDKVLMNADDDNIINEVRKQVNEFMEQFVLYPELG; from the coding sequence ATGCCAAAAGATCAAATCGTATTCGACTTAATTAATAAAGAATTACAACGTCAACGCCACGGAATTGAACTGATAGCTTCTGAAAATTTTGCCTCCTTACAGGTGATACAGTCAATGGGTAACGTAATGACCAATAAATATGCAGAAGGTTACCCGGGAAGAAGGTATTATGCAGGGTGTGAAATCGTAGATCAGACTGAGCAATTGGCTATTGACCGTTTAAAGCAAATTTTTGATTGTGAATATGCCAACGTGCAACCTCATAGCGGTGCGCAGGCAAATGCAGCAGTGTTATTAGCTATTTTGAATGCAGGCGACAAAATATTAGGATTGGATCTTAGCATGGGCGGGCACTTAACACATGGTTCTCCTGTAAACTTCAGCGGTAAATTATATAATGTTTCTTCGTATGGCGTAGTTAAAGAAACCGGTTTGGTTGATTATGAAACATTGGAAAAGAAAGCAAGAGAAGAAAAACCAAAAGTAATTATCTGTGGTGCATCGGCATACAGCCGTGATTGGGATTATGCCCGTATCAGGAAAGTGGCCGATGAAATTGGCGCTTTTGTTTGGTGCGATATGGCGCATCCTGCCGGTTTAATTGCAAAAGGCTTGTTGAACTCCCCATTTGAACATTGCCATTTTGTAAGCTCTACCACACATAAAACCTTACGTGGACCAAGAGGCGGTATCATCTTAATGAAAAAAGATTTTGAAAATCCTTTTGGATTGAAAGATGTAAAAGGTAATTTAAGAATGATGAGCAATTTACTGGATATGGCAGTATTTCCGGGCATTCAAGGCGGCCCGTTGGAACATATTATTGCTGCTAAGGCAATTTCTTTTGGTGAAATATTGAGCGATGAATTTACTGTGTATGCAAAACAGGTTATCAGCAATGCACAGGCAATGGCAAAAGCGTTTGTAGATAAAGGCTATCAGCTGATCAGCAACGGAACAGATAATCATTTAATGCTGATCGATCTTCGTAATAAAAATATCAGCGGTAAAAAGGCAGAGCAAGTGTTGGTAAAAGCAGAAATTACATTGAACAAGAACATGGTTCCTTTTGATGATAAAAGCGCTTTCGTGACCTCGGGTATTCGTGTAGGTACACCTGCTATTACTACCCGTGGATTGAAAGAAGAACATATTCCGTTTGTAGTTCATTCGATTGATAAAGTGTTGATGAATGCGGATGATGATAACATTATTAATGAAGTTCGCAAACAAGTGAACGAATTCATGGAGCAATTCGTCTTATATCCGGAGTTAGGATAA
- a CDS encoding sugar phosphate nucleotidyltransferase encodes MKAVIPVAGAGTKLRPHTYTQPKALIPLAGKTILSVIIDQLHEAGIKDFIFIVGYLGEKIQDYVKAKYPDLNCYFVYQNQRYGTGHAIDLAKEIVGSEEVFIVLGDTIAEYNLHEVLESPYSMLGVKKVDDPRNFGVAEIEEDGFISRVVEKPSIPKSNMALVGLYKIKETDLLFSCLQKIMAKADKMKNTESLSLTDALECMIQAGAEFKSFKVQNWYDCGKKESLLESNAVLLKKFGGGVPEKEKYENTIIIPPVSIAEGCDIKNSVIGPNVAIGEHTVLNYTIVKDSIVGSFTKLYDVVLDDSLIGSDTSIKGETRSLNIGDDTDIDLG; translated from the coding sequence ATGAAAGCAGTAATTCCCGTTGCAGGAGCAGGCACTAAACTACGACCACACACCTACACACAACCTAAAGCTTTAATACCGCTTGCAGGAAAAACTATATTAAGCGTAATCATTGATCAGTTACATGAAGCCGGAATAAAAGATTTTATTTTTATTGTTGGTTACCTGGGAGAAAAAATACAGGATTATGTAAAAGCAAAATATCCTGATCTTAATTGCTATTTTGTTTATCAAAATCAACGTTACGGAACAGGTCATGCTATTGACCTCGCAAAAGAAATAGTAGGCAGTGAAGAAGTGTTTATTGTATTGGGTGATACTATTGCTGAATACAATCTGCATGAAGTGTTGGAATCTCCTTATTCTATGCTGGGCGTAAAAAAAGTAGATGATCCCCGCAATTTTGGCGTAGCAGAAATTGAAGAAGATGGCTTTATCAGCCGGGTAGTAGAAAAACCTTCTATACCCAAAAGTAATATGGCATTGGTAGGATTGTATAAGATAAAAGAGACCGATCTGTTGTTCAGTTGCCTGCAAAAGATAATGGCAAAAGCAGACAAGATGAAGAACACGGAAAGTCTCAGTTTAACGGACGCATTGGAATGTATGATCCAGGCGGGAGCAGAGTTTAAATCATTCAAAGTGCAGAACTGGTATGATTGCGGAAAAAAAGAATCGTTACTTGAATCCAATGCAGTGTTGCTGAAAAAATTCGGCGGCGGCGTCCCTGAAAAAGAAAAATACGAAAACACCATTATCATTCCTCCCGTAAGTATTGCTGAAGGCTGTGATATAAAAAACTCTGTGATTGGTCCCAACGTAGCAATCGGAGAACACACTGTTTTAAATTATACTATTGTTAAAGACTCTATAGTCGGCTCTTTCACTAAATTATACGATGTAGTATTAGATGATTCTTTGATTGGCAGCGATACCAGCATTAAAGGCGAAACCCGCTCTCTCAATATCGGCGATGATACAGACATTGATCTCGGATAA
- a CDS encoding NAD(P)H-dependent flavin oxidoreductase — protein MFSNRITQLFNIQYPIIQAGMVWASGWRLASAVSNAGGLGLIGSGSMYPEVLKEHIQKCKAATDKPFGVNIPLLYPDIDKHIQIVIEEKIPIVFTSAGNPKTYAALLKQHGITVVHVVSSSKFAVKAQEAGCDAIVAEGFEAGGHNGREETTTMVLVPAVCKVVNIPVIAAGGIATGRQMLAAMILGAEGVQIGSRFVASQEASSHMKFKEALIHSKEGDTILTLKQLTPVRLIRNQFYNQVQEQESKGAIVEELKALLGKGRAKRGMFEGDLENGELEIGQVSAIINDILPAADIVKNIWNEFAAVMENALK, from the coding sequence ATGTTTTCAAACCGGATAACGCAGCTCTTCAACATTCAATACCCCATTATACAAGCCGGAATGGTTTGGGCAAGTGGTTGGCGTTTAGCCAGTGCCGTTAGTAATGCCGGAGGGTTAGGTTTAATTGGCAGCGGCAGTATGTATCCGGAAGTATTAAAAGAACATATACAAAAATGCAAAGCTGCGACTGATAAACCTTTTGGTGTAAACATTCCGCTATTATATCCTGATATTGATAAACATATCCAGATAGTAATTGAAGAAAAGATCCCCATTGTATTTACATCAGCCGGAAATCCTAAAACATATGCAGCATTATTAAAACAACACGGAATAACAGTAGTGCATGTAGTAAGCAGCAGTAAGTTTGCTGTTAAAGCACAAGAAGCGGGCTGTGATGCAATAGTTGCCGAAGGTTTTGAAGCAGGGGGACATAACGGAAGAGAAGAAACAACAACAATGGTATTGGTTCCGGCAGTTTGTAAAGTTGTTAATATTCCTGTTATTGCAGCGGGCGGTATTGCAACCGGCAGACAAATGTTGGCTGCAATGATCCTGGGAGCAGAAGGTGTTCAGATCGGTAGTCGCTTTGTAGCTAGTCAAGAAGCATCCTCACACATGAAATTCAAAGAAGCCCTTATTCATTCAAAAGAGGGCGATACCATTCTTACATTAAAACAATTAACTCCTGTTCGATTGATCAGGAATCAATTTTATAACCAGGTGCAAGAGCAAGAAAGCAAGGGGGCAATTGTTGAAGAACTTAAAGCATTATTAGGAAAAGGCAGAGCTAAAAGAGGGATGTTTGAGGGCGATCTGGAAAATGGGGAGTTAGAGATAGGGCAGGTTAGCGCTATTATTAATGATATCTTGCCTGCAGCAGACATTGTAAAGAACATATGGAATGAGTTCGCTGCAGTTATGGAAAATGCACTGAAATAA